In Tachysurus fulvidraco isolate hzauxx_2018 chromosome 1, HZAU_PFXX_2.0, whole genome shotgun sequence, a single window of DNA contains:
- the LOC125141245 gene encoding uncharacterized protein LOC125141245: MKKDIDDYVKNCHRCVVGKTSEPNACAPLGSIRTSEPLELVCIDFWSAEVKEGKSVDVLVVTDHFTKMAHAFPCQNQSAKQVAKRLWNDFFLVYGFPKRIHSDQGANFESKLIKELLTMAGVDKSHTTPYHPMGNGIAERFNRTLGSMIRTLPPKVKSKWPQMLQQLTFCYNCTEHETTGFAPFFLMFGRVPRLPIDVLFQNVLLNEDVVDYKDFVSKLKKDLREAAHIARMHTLKEQKRHGRLYNRKVKGCSLAVGDRVLVANRGEKGRRKVSDKWESSPYEVMAVYPDINVYRIREINSDKVRVVHRNLLLSVDFLPVDEHQESDQNDDVNVEIDLQENKVDRDDRTANWILSNTDGFDEGDECTNCTDLPDMSDCVSERLYSASTDTGNLQDRTDAKVTSDVNVTSDVDLPDVGGQDSNSTQVKDEESVVCTQPRQVEAAVTRTRLGRVIKPTKRLIYEMNKQHIDSSDSTVSSFVYLVKNIFT; the protein is encoded by the coding sequence ATGAAAAAAGATATTGATGATTATGTAAAGAATTGTCATCGATGTGTGGTTGGTAAAACCTCGGAGCCCAATGCTTGTGCCCCATTAGGGAGCATCCGAACTTCAGAACCGCTTGAGCTGGTTTGCATCGACTTTTGGTCAGCAGAAGTCAAAGAAGGAAAGTCGGTAGACGTACTAGTTGTGACAGATCATTTTACAAAAATGGCCCATGCATTTCCATGCCAAAATCAGTCTGCCAAACAGGTTGCAAAAAGACTCTGGAATGACTTCTTTCTGGTCTATGGATTCCCCAAGAGAATTCATTCCGACCAGGGGGCTAATTTTGAGAGCAAGCTTATCAAGGAACTATTGACCATGGCGGGTGTAGACAAATCGCACACAACACCATACCACCCCATGGGTAACGGCATTGCTGAGAGGTTCAATAGGACTCTTGGAAGCATGATCAGGACATTGCCCCCTAAAGTTAAATCAAAATGGCCACAGATGCTACAGCAACTTACCTTCTGTTACAACTGCACAGAACATGAGACAACAGGTTTTGCGCCATTCTTTCTTATGTTTGGCAGAGTTCCTCGTCTCCCAATTGATGTCCTGTTTCAAAATGTGCTTCTTAATGAAGATGTGGTGGATTACAAAGATTTTGTGTCCAAGCTGAAGAAAGACTTGCGTGAAGCCGCTCACATAGCAAGAATGCACACTCTAAAAGAACAGAAACGACATGGCAGACTTTACAACAGAAAGGTGAAAGGCTGTTCACTGGCTGTTGGAGACAGAGTCTTGGTTGCGAACAGAGGCGAAAAAGGTAGAAGAAAAGTTTCTGACAAATGGGAGTCATCTCCATATGAAGTCATGGCGGTGTATCCTGATATCAATGTTTACAGGATTCGGGAAATCAACTCTGACAAAGTGAGGGTAGTCCATAGAAATCTTTTGTTATCTGTGGACTTCCTGCCAGTTGATGAACATCAGGAATCAGATCAAAATGATGACGTGAATGTTGAAATTGATCTCCAGGAAAACAAAGTTGATCGTGATGACAGAACTGCAAACTGGATATTAAGTAACACTGATGGTTTTGATGAGGGGGATGAATGTACGAACTGTACAGACTTACCTGACATGTCAgattgtgtgtcagagagacTGTACTCGGCAAGCACTGATACTGGGAACCTGCAGGACAGAACTGATGCCAAAGTGACAAGTGATGTGAATGTGACAAGTGATGTTGATCTGCCTGACGTAGGAGGTCAAGACTCTAACTCAACTCAAGTCAAGGATGAGGAGTCTGTGGTTTGCACACAACCAAGGCAGGTAGAGGCAGCAGTAACTCGAACTAGACTTGGCAGAGTCATTAAGCCTACTAAAAGACTGATTtatgaaatgaacaaacaacacATAGACAGTTCAGACTCTACAGTGAGTTCTTTTGTTTATCtagttaaaaacatttttacttaa